In Primulina eburnea isolate SZY01 chromosome 14, ASM2296580v1, whole genome shotgun sequence, the following proteins share a genomic window:
- the LOC140811144 gene encoding uncharacterized protein produces the protein MRGISQLGELQQSKVAAIPEFPHWDYICFWYASLPRNSVMSWQEMERQFHIQFYRTEPEVCIADLSRVTKKKGESVEYFIDRFKKIKNRCKVFLPETEFVKMAQKGLDFELRKKFQGMEFRDFFELATKVAEYEELLREESYKKKTALGSYYQEVEDVALAEIRSAGSCTIPLLKKKPAEPEKKNSFQLPKDMQYTFDVSKTEEVFDFLVKEKFITFPPDHRMPLTEELKGREYCKYHNSYNHATKSCWALENILQDIINKGVVKFPNKQESMAVDVIIFPQ, from the coding sequence ATGCGGGGAATTAGCCAACTTGGAGAACTTCAACAATCTAAAGTTGCGGCTATTCCTGAATTCCCTCACTGGGACTATATTTGCTTTTGGTATGCCTCACTCCCCAGAAATTcagtgatgagttggcaagagatggaaagacaatttcacattcaattctatAGAACAGAGCCAGAAGTGTGCATTGCTGACTTATCTAGAGTCACTAAAAAGAAGGGAGAGTCTGTGGAATATTTCATAGACAGGTTCAAGAAGATTAAGAATAGGTGCAAGGTATTCTTACCTGAGACCGAGTTCGTGAAGATGGCACAAAAAGGGCTGGATTTtgaattaaggaagaaattccaGGGAATGGAGTTCAGGGATTTTTTCGAGCTAGCTACCAAAGTGGCTGAATACGAAGAACTATTACGAGAAGAGTCGTACAAGAAGAAAACTGCTTTGGGGTCTTATTATCAGGAGGTGGAAGATGTGGCATTGGCAGAGATTCGATCAGCTGGTTCTTGCACAATTCCCCTGCTAAAAAAGAAGCCAGCAGAACCTGAAAAGAAGAACAGCTTCCAACTCCCCAAAGACATGCAGTATACATTTGATGTGTCAAAGACAGAGGAAGTTTTCGATTTCTtggtaaaagaaaaatttatcaCATTTCCACCTGATCACAGGATGCCACTTACAGAAGAGCTGAAGGGACGAGAATATTGTAAGTACCACAACTCCTACAATCACGCTACGAAGTCTTGTTGGGCGTTAGAGAACATCTTGCAGGACATAATTAACAAGGGAGTCGTGAAGTTCCCTAACAAACAGGAGTCTATGGCGGTGGATGTGATCATTTTCCCCCAGTAG
- the LOC140811145 gene encoding uncharacterized protein encodes MQQLQQPPRPQQDVYEQFRRLGPKEFSGTTEPFAAEGWIRSLEVHFRYLDMGDADRVRCTTYLLRDDAFLWWEGAEHCVDLTTLTWAQFKTKFYEKYFTTDVRGQIKREFMSLRQGDILVADFVKNFDRGFHFVPLIVGDAEEKLRNFMDGLRPTIRDKVMIMRPENYAMAVTYAYQAEQSLKDIDFEIQRKRQHYQNNNQPNKKPNTGPPRPQGPQKPQGQVKKTAPPKPQNPGAPKPAERQLCKQCNRPHLGKCEWGSFKCFYCKEDGHKANDCPKRKAATTARAYVMNAEEAEEEADTTLITGNLVI; translated from the coding sequence ATGCAGCAGTTGCAGCAGCCACCTAGGCCACAACAGGATGTTTATGAgcagttccggaggctagggccgaaggaattttctggcaccaccgaGCCATTTGCTGCTGAGGGTTGGATCCGTTCACTCGAGGTACATTTTCGCTATCTGGACATGGGAGATGCTGACCGGGTGAGGTGTACTACTTATCTGCTTAGGGACGACGCTtttttatggtgggaaggagccgagCATTGTGTTGATCTTACTACACTCACTTGGGCACAATTCAAGACAAAATTCTACGAGAAATACTTTACTACTGATGTCAGAGGCCAGATAAAGAGGGAATTTATGAGTCTCCGTCAGGGAGACATACTTGTTGCTGATTTTGTGAAGAATTTTGATAGGGGTTTccactttgtaccccttattgTCGGGGACGCGGAAGAAAAACTTAGGAATTTCATGGATGGCCTACGACCTACCATTCGGGATAAAGTTATGATAATGCGTCCGGAGAATTATGCTATGGCAGTTACTTATGCATATCAGGCTGAGCAGTCCTTGAAGGACATTGACTTTGAGATTCAGCGCAAGAGGCAGCACTATCAAAATAACAATCAACCCAACAAGAAGCCAAATACTggtcctcctagacctcaagggccccaaaagccccaaggtcaagtCAAGAAGACAGCGCCACCAAAGCCACAAAATCCTGGAGCACCAAAGCCTGCTGAGAGGCAACTATGCAAACAGTGCAACCGCCCACATCTTGGCAAGTGTGAATGGGGATCATTTAAATGCTTCTACTGCAAGGAGGATGGACACAAAGCCAATGACTGCCCAAAGAGGAAAGCAGCTACTACGGCCCGAGCTTATGTTATGAATGCCGAGGAAGCTGAGGAAGAAGCAGACACTACACTCAtcacgggtaacctagtcatttaa